In Penaeus chinensis breed Huanghai No. 1 chromosome 26, ASM1920278v2, whole genome shotgun sequence, a single genomic region encodes these proteins:
- the LOC125039109 gene encoding uncharacterized protein LOC125039109, producing MNSKHTVLKKADGFTCWLPEKGFYSLVLSLQDYKPFNKLSRTVHFHVFQDIQKLGKFSPRKNHILVHSHLGSRYPSCEAIWFGAHDPHEETSVYGNASFVVDMREFMKEYVRKHNIYFVEVLDFKTANASRILITHKEYDLPCYDPLQYGGPWYIDPSGKHYYLKNARRYNGLSNKSGHKLEFLLELTEEEGEQLYHKAVPQPVGHQEANSGKPYSCKDHGPTKTCPSPWSKREAQERINKELETRARNANRSLKF from the coding sequence ATGAACAGTAAACACACAGTCTTGAAGAAAGCAGATGGCTTCACTTGCTGGCTGCCTGAAAAAGGATTTTACTCCCTTGTCCTCAGTCTTCAAGACTATAAGCCTTTCAACAAGCTCTCAAGAACTGTCCACTTCCATGTGTTCCAGGATATTCAAAAATTAGGGAAATTCTCTCCAAGAAAAAATCACATTTTGGTTCATTCCCATTTGGGCTCTCGTTACCCTTCATGTGAGGCGATTTGGTTTGGAGCCCACGACCCGCACGAGGAGACGAGTGTCTACGGGAATGCAAGCTTTGTAGTTGACATGAGGgagtttatgaaagaatatgtgAGGAAGCACAATATTTACTTTGTGGAGGTGTTGGACTTTAAGACTGCCAACGCATCCCGAATTCTGATAACACACAAAGAGTATGACCTTCCTTGCTATGACCCTCTGCAATATGGTGGTCCTTGGTACATTGATCCTAGTGGTAAACACTATTATCTAAAGAATGCACGAAGATACAATGGATTAAGTAACAAAAGTGGACACAAGTTGGAGTTCCTACTGGAGTTGACTGAAGAAGAGGGTGAGCAATTATATCACAAAGCTGTGCCCCAGCCAGTAGGTCATCAGGAGGCAAACTCTGGCAAACCATACAGCTGTAAAGATCATGGGCCAACCAAGACATGTCCATCACCTTGGAGTAAGAGAGAAGCtcaagaaagaataaacaaagaactTGAGACTCGTGCAAGAAATGCAAATAGAAGCCTGAAATTTTAG